One genomic region from Mangifera indica cultivar Alphonso chromosome 17, CATAS_Mindica_2.1, whole genome shotgun sequence encodes:
- the LOC123199956 gene encoding 18S rRNA (guanine-N(7))-methyltransferase RID2: MSNRPELKAPPEIFYDDEEACKYTSSSRIIEIQSQLSERALELLALPDDGVPRLLLDIGCGSGLSGETLSENGHQWIGLDISPSMLNIALEREVEGDLLLGDMGQGLGFRPGVIDGAISISAVQWLCNADKSSHEPRLRLKAFFGSLYTILARGARAVFQVYPETVAQRELILGSAMRAGFAGGVVIDYPHSSKKRKEFLVLTCGPPSIRSEVPKGKVDDMESCSDDESSEDENQTVSISDRHRPRKKQKINKKKGKGKEWVLKKKEQMRRKGNAVPPDTKYTARKRKARF; this comes from the exons ATGTCAAACCGGCCAGAGTTAAAAGCACCACCTGAGATATTCTATGATGATGAAGAGGCTTGCAAATACACTTCATCCTCTCGTATAATTGAAATTCAG TCACAACTTTCAGAGAGAGCTCTAGAGCTTCTTGCTCTGCCTGATGATGGAGTCCCAAGACTGCTTCTTGATATTG GTTGTGGATCAGGTCTTAGTGGGGAGACTTTATCTGAGAATGGGCACCAATGGATTGGTTTAGACATTTCACCATCAATGCTTA ATATTGCATTGGAGCGGGAGGTTGAGGGTGATTTGTTACTTGGAGACATGGGTCAG gGTTTAGGTTTTCGCCCTGGAGTTATTGATGGGGCTATCAGTATATCTGCTGTTCAG TGGTTATGCAATGCTGACAAGTCTTCTCATGAGCCACGGTTAAGATTAAA GGCTTTCTTTGGATCACTGTATACAATCTTGGCAAGGGGAGCAAGAGCAGTGTTTCAAGTATATCCTGAAACTGTAGCACAACGTGAGTTGATATTAGGTTCAGCAATGCGAGCTGGGTTTGCTGGTGGTGTCGTCATTGACTACCCACATAG TtccaagaaaagaaaagaatttctAGTCCTCACTTGTGGTCCACCATCCATACGTTCTGAGGTTCCTAAGGGAAAAGTTGATGACATGGAAAGTTGCTCTGATGATGAGAGTAGTGAAGATGAAAATCAGACA GTAAGCATTTCAGACCGACATAGGCCCAGGAAAAAGCAgaaaataaacaagaagaaagggaaaGGTAAAGAATGGGTGCTTAAGAAAAAGGAACAAAtgagaagaaaaggaaatgcTGTGCCCCCAGATACAAAGTACACAGCTCGAAAACGGAAGGCACGCTTTTGA